A genomic region of Metopolophium dirhodum isolate CAU chromosome 1, ASM1992520v1, whole genome shotgun sequence contains the following coding sequences:
- the LOC132932977 gene encoding uncharacterized protein LOC132932977 produces MNDITTFLNDIVPPLKTEVESNFAGDSIIRLNVKFNILCDPFKNLNTEHKRFKAFHSLGTLIKPLGSIVGYRPNDSLQRGDVIIKSIPVKIYSVQLEKLFRQFFEVPNVYNTFLKYSETIIEANDNLIHNFIQSQMWRDKILLSDKILIPFFLYFDDFETNNSLGSHAGIQKLGAIYVSLPGCPPEFASKLENIFMVLLFNTTDKKLVGNRELFKHIILEINDLESRGIQICVDNQNIQIYLSLALILGDNLGLHSILGFSESFNANYPCRFCKCSKAECNSLTLQDTSKLRTVENYSIDVNIKNLSTTGVVESCIWNDVTSFHVVHNYSVDLMHDLLEGVCNYDLTGILRLFIIDFKYFSLETLNQRIQYFGYGPTDIRNRPQAISENNLKNNKPLMLKTTVSEMWCLTRYLGLLIGDMVPRNSEIWQLYIVLNKI; encoded by the coding sequence ATGAAtgatataacaacatttttaaatgatatagttCCTCCTTTGAAAACTGAAGTAGAATCAAATTTTGCTGGTGATTCCATAATACGCCTAAatgttaagtttaatattttgtgtgatcctttcaaaaatttaaatactgaaCATAAAAGATTTAAAGCATTTCACAGCTTGGGTACATTGATAAAACCACTTGGATCTATTGTAGGTTATAGACCAAATGATTCTCTCCAAAGAGGAGATGTGATTATTAAATCAATTCCTGTCAAAATCTATAGCGTACAACTAGAGAAATTATTTAGACAATTTTTTGAAGTaccaaatgtatataataccttTTTGAAATATTCAGAAACTATAATAGAAGCCAATGATAATTTGAtccataattttatacaaagtcAAATGTGGAGAGATAAAATTTTACTctctgataaaatattaattcctttttttctgtattttgatgattttgaaaCAAATAACTCCCTTGGAAGTCATGCTGGAATACAGAAGTTAGGAGCAATTTATGTAAGTTTGCCTGGTTGCCCTCCTGAATTTGCTTCTAagttagaaaacatttttatggttttattgtTTAACACTACTGACAAGAAACTGGTAGGGAATCGGGAACTCTTCAAAcacataattttagaaattaatgaTTTGGAGTCCAGGGGTATTCAGATATGTGTTgacaatcaaaatattcaaatatatttatcattagctCTAATATTAGGTGATAATTTAGGCTTACACAGCATTTTAGGGTTTTCGGAAAGTTTTAATGCAAACTATCCTTGTAGATTTTGCAAATGTTCCAAAGCTGAATGTAATTCTTTAACACTCCAAGATACTTCTAAACTTAGAACAGTggaaaattattcaattgatgTTAACATTAAAAACTTATCCACAACTGGTGTTGTCGAATCTTGTATTTGGAATGATGTTACCTCTTTTCATGTTGTTCATAATTATTCTGTCGACCTCATGCATGACTTACTAGAGGGTGTTTGTAATTATGATTTAACAGGTATTTTAAGGCtctttataattgattttaaatattttagtttagagACACTAAATCAAAGGATACAGTATTTTGGATATGGTCCTACCGACATTAGAAATAGACCTCAAGCAAtttcagaaaataatttaaaaaataacaagccTTTAATGTTAAAGACTACTGTTAGTGAAATGTGGTGCTTAACTAGATATCTAGGTCTGTTAATAGGAGATATGGTTCCTAGAAATTCAGAAATCTggcaattatatattgtattaaataaaatataa
- the LOC132932976 gene encoding uncharacterized protein LOC132932976 — MDDTYLDVTAGYIDDCKITQIDYHSFLPYSTSALSNNDEVRIALHNTESYTLPCESYIYIEGTITKPAEITDEIRFINNGLAFLFSEMKYEINGNQIQKLVNPGISTTLKGYCSYNKTNISSHQNAAWDSDFKNVNKDFIDSGNFNGCINLKHLFGFCEDYKRILINCSQQLILNRASIDMNAIKKYKNNEAVVDAPKLKDAKINITKILWRMPIVRVSDREKIRLLKVVNSQKPLTCTFRSWELCEYPFLPQNTSHSWKVKTSNKLEKPRYVIIGFQTDRKNSTSKAMSYFDHCKIKNLKVYLNSEVFLYEDFQSDFNKNKMAKLYRAYAEFQKSYYGHDDVTPLLNRSEFKNHSPIIVVDMSRQNDNVKMSTVDLRIELEADEAKVYVLLYATVFGVHH; from the exons ATGGACGACACATATTTAGACGTGACGGCTGGTTACATCGACGattgtaaaataacacaaattgaTTATCATTCTTTTTTACCGTATTCAACATCGGCTCTTTCTAATAATGATGAGGTGCGTATTGCTTTACATAACACAGAGTCTTATACTTTACCGTGCGAGAGTTATATTTACATCGAGGGAACAATAACCAAACCTGCAGAAATAACTGACGAGATTAGATTTATAAACAACGGACTGGCATTTCTTTTCTCCgaaatgaaatatgaaataaacggaAATCAAATTCAGAAACTCGTCAATCCGGGTATATCGACCACATTAAAAGGATATTGTtcgtacaataaaacaaatatttcctcACACCAAAACGCTGCCTGGGatagtgattttaaaaatgttaataaagattttattgataGTGGTAATTTTAACGGATGTATTAATCTTAAacatttgtttggtttttgtgaAGATTATAAACgcattttaataaactgtagCCAGCAACTCATATTAAATAGAGCTTCGATTGATATGAATGCcatcaaaaagtataaaaataatgaagctGTCGTAGACGCTCCTAAACTAAAAGacgctaaaataaatataacaaaaatattgtggcGGATGCCTATAGTGAGAGTTAGCGATAGAGAAAAAATTCGACTGTTGAAAGTAGTCAACAGTCAAAAACCCCTGACATGTACGTTCAGATCGTGGGAACTGTGTGAGTACCCATTTTTACCTCAAAACACTTCACATTCGTGGAAAGTAAAGACATCCAACAAGTTGGAAAAACCTCGATATGTTATAATCGGATTTCAAACTGATAGGAAAAATAGCACAAGTAAAGCAATGTCATACTtcgatcattgtaaaattaaaaacttgaaagtcTATTTAAACTCCGAAGTATTTCTATATGAAGATTTTCAAAGTGACTTTAACAAGAATAAGATGGCGAAATTATACCGCGCGTATGCAGAGTTCCAAAAATCTTACTACGGTCACGACGATGTAACACCTCTATTGAACCGATCAGAATTCAAAAATCACTCTCCAATCATAGTTGTTGACATGAGCCGACAGAACGACAACGTGAAAATGTCAACTGTTGACCTCAGAATTGAACTAGAAGCTGATGAGGC aaaagtcTACGTTTTACTTTACGCAACGGTGTTTGGGGTTCACCACTAG
- the LOC132932975 gene encoding 52 kDa repressor of the inhibitor of the protein kinase-like → MVQTTKRFPWLVYSKKEDGAYCRYCVVFAKYGGVGNQSLGQLVQTVFRNFKKALKAFQDHTKSAYHEMSVLKSQQFLSILFDHKQPSIVERIDTDRLAKVKENRKRLVPIIQCILLCGREEIPLRGHLDFGKIVIDDINSIEGKFRAILKYRAIGDEHLKNMLEGCGKRNKYTSPIIQNQIIEACNKIILKQIVDKVNSSKCFSILADETTDVATKEQLSISVRYVDNDDILHEDFLQFFEINSLIGSSLASSILDGLNACGIDCEHLYGREIQWCPSSVCTSSDIKSVRNCLGIVERLYVFFNTPKRKNELINEIENSDSIPCSNARTLKRQCATRWVQKYESLNDFVELLPFVIKGGESTGEAQDDDIVVPKIPLTSSGEDDLPILLRRLQFPVRLSFAMTINKSQGQTFDRVGLLLTSPVFTHGQLYVAFSRVRNAQSVRVGMYADDSGRFVTKNIVYREVL, encoded by the exons ATGGTACAAACTACAA AAAGATTTCCGTGGCTAGTATATTCGAAAAAAGAAGATGGAGCTTACTGCCGATATTGTGTAGTTTTTGCAAAATATGGAGGAGTTGGAAACCAATCTTTAGGACAGCTTGTACAAACTGTATTTCGCAATTTTAAAAAAGCTCTTAAA GCATTTCAAGATCACACAAAGTCTGCTTATCACGAAATGAGTGTTTTAAAGTCTCAACAatttctaagtattttatttgatcATAAACAGCCATCAATAGTAGAACGCATTGACACTGATAG ATTGGCTAAAGTcaaagaaaatagaaaaagaCTTGTTCCTATTATTCAGTGTATTTTGTTGTGTGGTAGAGAAGAAATTCCTTTACGGGGACATCTGGATTTTGGTAAAATAGTGATAGATg ATATAAATTCAATAGAAGGTAAATTTCGTgccattttaaaatatcgagCAATAGGcgatgaacatttaaaaaatatgttggaAGGTTGTGGTAAAAGGAACAAATATACAAGTCCTATAATTCAAAACCAAATTATTGAGGCgtgcaataaaattattctcaaACAGATTGTTGATAAAGTAAATTCTTCAAAATGCTTCTCAATCTTAGCTGACGAAACGACTGATGTAGCTACGAAGGAACAATTATCAATAAGCGTGCGTTATGTGGATAATGATGATATATTACATGaagattttcttcaattttttgaaataaacagTTTGATTGGTTCAAGTTTAGCTTCATCTATATTAGATG gtTTAAATGCTTGCGGTATTGATTGTGAACACTTGTATGGCAGGGAAATTCAATGGTGTCCAAGCT CAGTATGTACATCCAGTGATATAAAATCTGTTAGAAATTGTTTGGGAATCGTTGAACGGctttatgtatttttcaacacaccaaaaagaaaaaatgaattaatcaaCGAAATTGAAAATAGTGACTCCATACCTTGTTCTAACGCTAGGACACTGAAAAGGCAATGTGCAACAAGATGGGTACAGAAATACGAATCATTGAATGATTTTGTTGAATTATTACCATTTGTGATTAAGGGCGGTGAAAGCACAGGTGAAGCACAGGACGACGACATCGTCGTGCCCAAGATACCGCTCACGTCCAGCGGTGAGGACGACCTGCCCATCTTACTGCGGCGCCTTCAATTCCCGGTGAGATTGTCGTTCGCCATGACTATCAACAAGTCGCAGGGTCAGACGTTCGACAGGGTAGGTTTGCTACTGACGTCGCCTGTGTTCACGCACGGGCAGCTGTACGTAGCGTTTTCGAGGGTGAGAAACGCACAGTCCGTGAGAGTTGGCATGTACGCCGATGATAGCGGGCGATTTGTCACCAAGAACATTGTGTACAGGGAAGTTCTGTAA
- the LOC132932978 gene encoding uncharacterized protein LOC132932978 — protein sequence MDDSYLDVGVDYVDECKITQKHYHSFTPYSNMSLSNNDEIRISVLNMDAYTLPCESYIYIEGRVNKPPDAVGDVRFSNNGLAFLFSEMRYEINGIEIQKLKTPGVASCLNCSYTPNDLNTLENAAWDSAMDGEDNKNFMSNNVFTGCIPLKHLFGFCEDYKKILLNCNQQLILNRASTDLDAIHVVGAGATEAVSKNRKITIELTRVVWKMPIIRVSDKEKLRLIKVVDSCKTLSCAFRTWDLCEYPILPRNTSHSWTVKSSNLLEKPRFVLFGLQTDRKKNIEIDAGRFDHCQLKNLKVHLNSEVYPYEDFRADFKNNITSILYKAYADFQKSYYEKEYSEPLLSKHIFQNYSPIIVVDLSCQNDNVKSSTVDLRIEFETDTVIPEKTTAYCLILHDQIINYSPFSGEVRKL from the coding sequence atggacgACTCGTATTTAGACGTTGGGGTCGATTATGTCGATGagtgtaaaataacacaaaagcATTATCATTCGTTCACTCCATACTCAAACATGTCTTTATCGAATAACGATGAAATTAGGATAAGTGTTTTAAATATGGATGCATACACTCTACCATGTGaaagctatatttatatagaggGGAGAGTAAATAAACCGCCCGATGCAGTGGGAGATgtacgtttttcaaataatggatTGGCATTTTTATTCTCTGAAATGCGTTATGAAATAAACGgaatagaaattcaaaaattaaaaacacctgGAGTTGCATCTTGCTTGAATTGTTCGTATACTCCAAACGATTTGAATACGTTGGAGAACGCTGCTTGGGACTCGGCGATGGATGGTGaagataataaaaactttatgagCAACAATGTATTTACCGGGTGTATCCCTCTAAAACATTTATTCGGATTTTGTgaagactataaaaaaattttacttaattGTAATCAACAGCTGATTTTAAATCGCGCATCTACCGACCTGGATGCGATACACGTTGTTGGCGCGGGCGCAACCGAAGCAGtctcaaaaaatagaaaaattacaattgaacTTACTAGGGTGGTGTGGAAAATGCCTATTATCAGAGTTagtgataaagaaaaattaaggttgATAAAAGTGGTAGATTCATGTAAAACACTATCATGTGCGTTCAGAACCTGGGATCTCTGCGAATATCCTATTCTCCCTAGAAATACCTCACATTCGTGGACGGTAAAGTCCAGCAACTTGTTAGAAAAACCGAGGTTTGTGTTATTCGGATTACAAacagatcgaaaaaaaaatattgaaatagacGCTGGACGCTTTGATCACTGtcaactaaaaaatcttaaggTTCACTTAAATTCTGAAGTGTATCCATATGAAGACTTTCGtgctgattttaaaaataatataactagtatACTGTATAAGGCCTATGCAGActttcaaaaatcatattatgagaAAGAGTATAGTGAACCTTTAttgtcaaaacatatttttcaaaactattcaCCAATCATCGTTGTTGATTTATCGTGTCAAAACGACAATGTGAAGTCGTCAACCGTAGACCtacgtattgaatttgaaacTGATACAGTTATTCCGGAAAAAACTACAGCGTATTGCTTAATATTACATGaccagattataaattatagcccGTTTAGTGGCGAagttagaaaattgtaa